In a genomic window of Zingiber officinale cultivar Zhangliang chromosome 9B, Zo_v1.1, whole genome shotgun sequence:
- the LOC122024841 gene encoding transcription factor TCP20-like — MNPKASPKEQPEDPSFHPAQALPRYDKKEADLREIRQAQPNREAQQVATAEEKGGQRRQLAPKRSSNKDRHTKVDGRGRRVRMPALCAARIFQLTRELGHKSDGETIQWLLQQAEPSIIAATGTGTIPASLLASSAATNLTSSSSSTTTSAGLHQSKLHELGQERANWAAFGVRSHPELWLPPVDGFNAALFQSAAAMGAMPLAASFPRVGFNGLEWPGSSINPMSFTSLLSGQKQSLPGLELGLSQHPQVGIFNPHSLSHFYHHVGQGSAGADAGAGGDHVQLPQQQEEDQRQQSLTPNENSEASEQ, encoded by the coding sequence ATGAATCCCAAAGCATCTCCGAAGGAACAACCGGAGGATCCCAGTTTCCATCCGGCACAGGCTCTTCCTCGGTATGACAAGAAGGAAGCTGATCTCCGGGAAATCAGACAAGCACAGCCCAACAGGGAGGCGCAGCAGGTGGCGACGGCGGAGGAGAAAGGAGGACAAAGGCGGCAGCTTGCGCCGAAGCGGAGCTCCAACAAGGACCGGCACACGAAGGTGGACGGCCGCGGGAGGCGGGTCCGCATGCCGGCCCTCTGCGCCGCTCGGATCTTCCAGCTCACCCGGGAGCTGGGCCACAAGTCCGACGGCGAGACCATCCAGTGGCTGCTCCAGCAGGCGGAGCCCTCCATCATAGCCGCCACCGGCACCGGCACCATTCCGGCCTCGCTCCTCGCCTCCTCCGCTGCCACCAAcctcacctcctcctcctcctccaccacgACCTCCGCCGGCCTCCACCAAAGCAAGCTCCACGAATTAGGGCAGGAAAGGGCCAACTGGGCTGCGTTTGGCGTTAGGTCGCACCCGGAGCTGTGGCTGCCGCCCGTCGACGGGTTCAACGCGGCTTTGTTCCAGTCGGCGGCGGCGATGGGGGCCATGCCCTTGGCGGCGAGTTTTCCGAGGGTCGGGTTTAACGGTTTGGAATGGCCTGGGAGCAGCATCAATCCGATGAGCTTCACGTCGCTTCTGAGCGGACAGAAACAGTCACTGCCCGGATTGGAGCTCGGATTGTCACAACATCCACAAGTCGGAATTTTCAATCCTCATTCCTTGAGTCATTTCTATCATCATGTAGGGCAGGGCAGCGCCGGTGCCGATGCCGGTGCCGGCGGCGATCACGTGCAGCTGCcgcaacaacaagaagaagatcaaAGGCAGCAATCTCTCACTCCTAATGAGAATTCAGAAGCGTCAGAACAGTAG